Proteins encoded in a region of the Halodesulfovibrio marinisediminis DSM 17456 genome:
- a CDS encoding DUF169 domain-containing protein, with product MSVDFKEMQATLMREMRLYHYPIAIKFFYDQAEADKYLEENEVHVPVKPMTYCQWEIAARMKGQNVYGTKEMLYCSNAHYSFGWKGLDEAEVKSHAKYTRNPEQAKRFIETKSQMPEGLIGIAVMPLASATKTPDVVHFYVDNMQAYHLAVDYMAATDTHPLRPAITMNSSACGGTVFSYITNEFNMVPSCSGSYNAGKTERGEINVMIPGEKMIATYERLLERIENLGSSSITKPGDGFPGQDVCKNCPLIIFKKSK from the coding sequence ATGTCCGTAGACTTTAAAGAAATGCAAGCAACCCTGATGCGCGAAATGCGCCTCTATCACTACCCGATTGCAATCAAATTTTTCTATGATCAGGCAGAAGCTGATAAGTACCTCGAAGAGAACGAAGTACACGTACCAGTAAAGCCAATGACTTACTGCCAGTGGGAAATTGCTGCACGCATGAAAGGTCAAAACGTATACGGCACAAAAGAAATGCTCTATTGCTCCAACGCTCATTACAGCTTCGGCTGGAAAGGTCTTGATGAAGCAGAAGTAAAAAGCCACGCAAAATACACACGCAACCCTGAACAAGCGAAGCGTTTTATTGAAACTAAATCCCAGATGCCTGAAGGGTTGATCGGCATAGCTGTTATGCCGCTCGCAAGCGCAACTAAGACTCCGGACGTTGTTCACTTCTATGTAGATAACATGCAGGCATATCACCTTGCTGTTGACTACATGGCGGCTACGGACACCCACCCTCTCCGTCCTGCAATCACCATGAACTCCTCTGCCTGTGGCGGCACTGTATTCTCTTATATTACGAACGAGTTCAACATGGTTCCGTCATGCTCCGGCAGCTACAACGCAGGTAAAACAGAACGCGGTGAAATCAACGTTATGATCCCTGGAGAAAAGATGATCGCGACCTACGAACGTCTGCTCGAACGCATTGAAAATCTCGGTAGTTCTTCCATTACTAAACCTGGCGACGGCTTCCCTGGTCAGGATGTATGTAAAAACTGTCCGCTCATCATCTTCAAAAAATCTAAATAA
- a CDS encoding NUDIX domain-containing protein: protein MSITYDIPCPNCSAPVTMYRNPAPTVDIVIYDPNQGVVLIERANEPHGWALPGGFIDYGETCEAAAIREAKEETNLDVTLTELIGVYSDPTRDPRHHTMSVAYSAVANDVSILTAGDDAQNARFFPLESLPHIVFDHNLIVEDFAKRLKRLNK from the coding sequence ATGAGTATAACTTATGATATACCGTGCCCTAATTGTTCTGCGCCTGTTACCATGTACCGAAATCCGGCGCCTACAGTTGATATCGTTATTTATGACCCCAATCAGGGCGTCGTGTTGATAGAGCGTGCTAATGAACCGCATGGGTGGGCATTGCCTGGGGGCTTTATTGACTATGGGGAAACCTGTGAGGCGGCTGCAATCCGTGAAGCAAAGGAAGAGACGAATCTTGATGTCACTCTAACCGAACTCATTGGTGTGTACTCTGACCCTACAAGAGATCCAAGACACCACACAATGAGCGTCGCATATAGCGCTGTGGCAAATGATGTTTCTATTTTAACGGCTGGTGATGATGCACAAAATGCTCGCTTTTTCCCGCTGGAGTCCTTGCCGCACATAGTGTTTGACCATAATTTAATAGTTGAGGATTTTGCAAAGCGTCTCAAACGATTGAATAAGTAA
- a CDS encoding nitrite/sulfite reductase domain-containing protein has translation MATLPASALIQRDKETYQIRLTPPSGVVTADELRQLADVADKYDVPLLKITSGQRIALIGLNEEDMANAAEEVPFRIGGHYIQACPGTDWCKMGQCDSLGLGKTLTEKIGTLKTAAKIKVGVCGCPIGCSESHIRDIGFIGGKKGWTMVIGGNSGSRPRIADTLADNLTEEEALDLLNRFLTHYNETAKKKQRVARYVEEHGIEAIREAMGV, from the coding sequence ATGGCAACATTACCTGCAAGCGCACTTATTCAGCGCGACAAAGAAACATATCAGATTCGTCTCACCCCACCTTCCGGTGTTGTAACCGCAGACGAACTTCGTCAGCTCGCAGACGTAGCAGACAAGTACGATGTACCTCTTCTCAAAATTACTTCCGGTCAGCGTATCGCGCTCATCGGTCTTAATGAAGAAGACATGGCAAACGCAGCTGAAGAAGTACCATTCCGCATTGGTGGTCACTACATTCAGGCTTGCCCTGGTACCGACTGGTGTAAAATGGGTCAGTGCGATTCCTTAGGTCTCGGCAAAACCCTTACCGAAAAAATCGGCACCCTCAAAACTGCTGCTAAAATCAAAGTTGGCGTTTGTGGCTGTCCTATCGGCTGTTCCGAAAGCCACATCCGTGACATCGGCTTCATTGGCGGTAAAAAAGGTTGGACTATGGTTATCGGTGGTAACTCCGGCTCCCGTCCACGTATCGCAGATACTCTCGCGGACAATCTTACCGAAGAAGAAGCTCTCGATCTTCTCAACCGCTTCCTCACCCACTACAACGAAACTGCTAAGAAAAAGCAGCGCGTAGCTCGCTACGTAGAAGAACACGGTATCGAAGCAATCCGTGAAGCAATGGGCGTATAA
- a CDS encoding 23S rRNA (pseudouridine(1915)-N(3))-methyltransferase RlmH, with the protein MIQLKIIAVGKIKERFWTDAADHYITRLKRSYKFQEVIVKDGNAKMKPLERNNDEGKRILAALSPTDIPICMDEHGKTYTSVKFSQMLDRIGMDNNRTPTLIIGGAFGLSQEVLQKCQYKISLSPMTFTHEMARVILYEQLYRADAILRGSPYHHVEIR; encoded by the coding sequence ATGATTCAGCTCAAAATTATTGCCGTTGGCAAAATTAAAGAACGCTTCTGGACAGATGCAGCCGATCACTACATTACCCGCCTGAAGCGTAGTTATAAATTTCAAGAAGTCATCGTTAAAGACGGCAATGCTAAGATGAAGCCGCTTGAACGAAATAACGATGAAGGAAAACGAATTCTCGCTGCCCTTTCTCCAACAGATATACCTATCTGCATGGATGAGCACGGAAAAACATACACCTCAGTAAAATTTTCTCAAATGCTCGACAGAATCGGCATGGATAACAACCGTACTCCGACCCTCATAATTGGTGGCGCGTTCGGTCTTTCACAAGAAGTACTGCAAAAATGCCAGTACAAAATCAGCCTGTCACCCATGACCTTCACACACGAAATGGCGCGCGTAATTCTATACGAACAGCTCTACCGTGCCGACGCTATCCTTCGCGG
- a CDS encoding cupin domain-containing protein: MHETRVGSYETPSRFHKVFRPWGTYQVMGEGPRYQVRRLTVYPGQALSLRKHYHRAEHWIVVRGTALLTCGDEKKLLTVSESKYVPVGMVYRLENPGKLNLEVIEVQSGEYVGEDDIVRL; this comes from the coding sequence ATGCATGAAACAAGAGTCGGTAGCTATGAAACTCCATCACGTTTTCATAAAGTGTTTCGTCCTTGGGGAACGTATCAAGTCATGGGGGAAGGTCCTCGATATCAGGTAAGGCGGCTCACGGTATATCCCGGACAGGCTCTGTCCTTACGGAAACATTATCATCGGGCAGAACATTGGATTGTGGTGCGTGGTACAGCGTTGCTTACTTGTGGTGATGAAAAAAAGTTACTGACAGTAAGTGAGTCAAAGTACGTCCCTGTTGGTATGGTTTACCGCTTGGAAAATCCTGGTAAGTTGAATCTCGAAGTCATTGAGGTGCAAAGTGGTGAATATGTAGGTGAGGACGATATTGTGCGGTTATGA
- a CDS encoding mechanosensitive ion channel family protein: MALETKSCPAPNPLCPPDTSSPRATLNSFLANVTIAIDGWRKKSNSPRTYQAFRRAVDTLDFSTTPKDSTTVVQIERIIMLKEILDRISLPPDDKIPDAAEVRATYLTTWTIPDTKIKIVRIANGPRRGEFLFSPETVQNLKQYYKRIKQEPYKTNSTAGIYNEIINGKHTAYSFERQARFRLRPVDTSSPRSTLEGFLDSVNRAFAIITKVNQSHSTMTKAKILEAQQAADDLFERAIDTLDLHDVPVAHREDVGIESVLLLKEIIDRLPLPQIDFVPDAAMVTAQLASQKEIHGKSYQYHWRFPNTEIEIVEIKEGERQGQFLFSAETVRRLRHFYQQIKDHPYRPDYLTAASPEEYIPPEKTEGFYNHYISTPGVLVPQAHLLSTLINNFPDSLKKAYGKHPLWQWLALAFSIAFILLTTYMAFRFIWVPAKSQKRPLRDWLRLLLPLVIISATYIGVYFLTKEANLTGDLLVTVVTGGKVLLILVSAWAAFSFCNAAAETITTSPLMAKEGFNATILKLTSRVLGAVAAGVIIVKGGQRLGLDMLPLLAGFGVGGLAVALAAKHTFANIIGCLTLLFNKPIKVGDLCRYNGKQCTVEHIGLISTRIRSSERTIITVPNADLAQMALENLQLRDKRLFNTVIQLRDETTPEQMRWILIKLRELLLGHPKVTPNPARVRFIGYGDFSKDIEIFAYLNCQDQNTFLAIQEDIFLRIEDIISESGSSTAFPSQTIYTSRDNEVNLEQCQHIESEVQKWRSKGQLPFPDFSEERREELLDKLEYPPKGSQSEKPLSGPSNPLKNKPKK, translated from the coding sequence ATAATGCTCAAAGAAATTCTGGATCGCATCTCTCTACCACCTGACGATAAAATACCGGATGCCGCTGAAGTCAGAGCAACCTACCTTACAACGTGGACAATCCCCGACACTAAAATCAAGATAGTTCGAATTGCCAATGGACCACGACGTGGCGAATTCCTCTTTTCACCTGAAACTGTTCAAAACCTTAAGCAGTATTACAAACGAATTAAACAGGAACCATACAAAACAAATTCCACAGCGGGTATTTATAACGAAATCATAAATGGTAAACATACTGCTTACAGCTTTGAAAGGCAGGCTCGCTTTCGGCTAAGACCAGTTGACACCTCAAGTCCCCGCAGTACGTTGGAAGGGTTTCTTGACAGTGTTAACCGTGCCTTCGCGATCATCACTAAAGTCAATCAATCACACTCCACAATGACAAAAGCTAAAATCCTGGAAGCACAACAGGCTGCAGATGATCTTTTTGAACGGGCTATTGATACGCTAGACCTACACGACGTTCCTGTAGCTCATCGTGAGGATGTCGGCATTGAGTCCGTACTGCTACTAAAAGAAATTATAGACCGCCTTCCTCTTCCTCAGATTGACTTTGTCCCAGATGCCGCCATGGTGACAGCACAATTGGCCTCTCAAAAAGAGATTCATGGAAAATCATATCAATACCACTGGCGCTTTCCAAACACAGAAATTGAAATCGTAGAGATAAAAGAAGGAGAAAGACAAGGGCAATTTCTTTTTAGCGCAGAGACTGTGAGGCGCCTTCGTCATTTCTATCAACAGATCAAAGACCATCCATACCGCCCAGACTACCTAACAGCAGCATCTCCAGAAGAATATATCCCTCCCGAAAAAACGGAAGGGTTTTACAACCATTACATCTCAACCCCTGGAGTTCTCGTTCCTCAGGCCCATCTCTTAAGCACGTTAATTAACAACTTTCCTGACTCATTAAAAAAAGCATACGGGAAACATCCTCTTTGGCAATGGCTTGCCTTAGCGTTCAGCATTGCTTTCATACTCTTAACAACCTACATGGCCTTCCGTTTTATATGGGTTCCAGCAAAATCACAAAAAAGACCACTCCGAGACTGGCTGAGATTATTACTCCCTCTCGTAATCATCTCAGCAACATACATAGGTGTTTATTTTCTAACTAAAGAAGCCAACCTTACAGGTGATCTTCTGGTTACTGTTGTAACCGGAGGCAAGGTCCTTTTAATTCTCGTTTCTGCGTGGGCTGCATTCTCGTTTTGCAACGCAGCAGCAGAAACCATCACAACTTCTCCGCTCATGGCTAAAGAAGGTTTCAATGCCACTATCTTAAAATTAACTTCACGTGTCCTCGGAGCCGTTGCTGCTGGTGTAATTATAGTCAAAGGAGGCCAAAGACTCGGTCTCGATATGCTCCCGTTATTGGCAGGTTTCGGTGTTGGTGGCTTAGCTGTCGCACTGGCAGCTAAACATACCTTTGCGAATATTATTGGTTGCCTAACCTTGCTTTTTAACAAGCCAATTAAAGTAGGAGATTTATGTCGTTACAATGGCAAACAATGCACTGTGGAACACATCGGATTAATTTCCACACGAATCCGATCAAGTGAAAGGACCATAATCACCGTACCAAATGCTGACTTGGCACAGATGGCTCTGGAAAACTTGCAATTACGCGACAAACGACTTTTCAATACGGTTATTCAACTTCGTGACGAGACAACGCCTGAGCAAATGCGGTGGATACTGATAAAATTACGCGAGCTACTTCTAGGTCACCCAAAGGTTACACCAAATCCTGCTCGAGTCCGTTTTATAGGATACGGCGATTTTTCCAAGGACATTGAAATCTTCGCATACCTGAATTGCCAAGATCAAAATACGTTTCTTGCTATTCAGGAAGATATTTTTCTACGAATCGAAGATATTATAAGTGAATCAGGAAGCAGCACAGCCTTCCCTTCACAAACAATCTATACCAGTCGAGACAATGAAGTGAACCTGGAACAATGCCAACATATTGAATCTGAAGTTCAAAAATGGCGCTCAAAAGGGCAGCTCCCCTTCCCTGATTTTTCTGAAGAACGCCGAGAAGAGTTGCTGGATAAACTTGAATACCCTCCAAAAGGATCACAAAGCGAAAAACCATTATCCGGTCCTTCAAACCCATTAAAGAATAAACCGAAAAAATAA
- the glgA gene encoding glycogen synthase GlgA, translated as MGADVVFIASEIFPFSKTGGLGDVLGALPLALHNKGIKTAVITPFYGRIGTAEYDIRLAWSDVPVGYPWAPITADVYQADYKGMPVYFIHRSEYFDRRFYYCNHRGDFFDNAERFIFFNRAAQSLMERFETAPQIIHAHDWQAALSPAYLYYNRMKNPFWEDTRSVFTIHNLAFQGRFASRLFENCGLPPSAWSMHGVEFYGDFNFMKAGISYADKITTVSPNYSKEILTQQFGCDLHNVLMARKDRLHGILNGADYDVWNPENNKYLAKAYTRNNVRGKRTCKCSLIEELGLDPELKKRPLLGFIGRLRKQKGVNMLVDVIPELMEKNVGLVVLGEGNLEREATLLNYMETYPKKMCTIVDYTEELAHKIQAASDIFLMPSTYEPCGLTQLYALKFGTIPVASAVGGLHDTIMSWPHPHATGFTFENINSGAFIDSISDAIDVWENNPREFRRIIGRAMAKDFSWDKAANEYVALYKELGLRT; from the coding sequence GTGGGGGCAGACGTAGTATTTATCGCATCTGAGATTTTTCCGTTTTCAAAAACGGGTGGTCTTGGAGATGTTTTGGGTGCGTTACCTTTGGCTTTACACAATAAAGGGATTAAAACAGCGGTAATTACGCCTTTTTATGGAAGAATAGGTACTGCTGAATACGATATTCGTCTCGCATGGTCAGATGTTCCGGTGGGGTATCCTTGGGCCCCGATTACTGCGGACGTGTATCAAGCTGATTATAAAGGAATGCCTGTCTATTTTATTCATCGTAGTGAATATTTCGACAGGCGTTTTTATTATTGTAATCATCGCGGTGATTTTTTTGATAATGCTGAGCGTTTTATATTTTTTAACAGAGCAGCACAAAGCTTGATGGAGCGGTTTGAAACTGCCCCGCAGATTATCCATGCGCATGACTGGCAGGCTGCGCTTTCACCTGCGTATCTTTACTATAATCGTATGAAGAACCCGTTCTGGGAAGACACTCGTTCCGTATTTACTATCCATAATCTTGCATTTCAGGGACGTTTTGCATCGCGTCTTTTTGAAAATTGTGGCCTTCCACCTTCCGCATGGTCAATGCATGGCGTTGAGTTTTATGGTGATTTTAACTTCATGAAAGCTGGCATTTCGTACGCAGATAAAATCACCACCGTATCACCAAACTACTCCAAAGAAATTTTAACACAGCAATTCGGTTGTGATCTGCATAATGTTTTGATGGCACGTAAAGATCGCCTGCATGGAATTTTGAATGGTGCAGATTATGACGTTTGGAATCCTGAAAATAATAAGTACCTGGCTAAGGCATATACAAGAAATAATGTTCGGGGAAAACGAACCTGCAAATGTAGTTTAATTGAAGAGCTTGGGCTTGATCCGGAGCTTAAGAAACGTCCTCTGCTTGGCTTCATTGGACGCCTGCGAAAGCAGAAGGGCGTGAATATGCTGGTGGATGTTATTCCTGAGCTTATGGAGAAAAATGTAGGGCTTGTAGTGCTTGGTGAAGGTAATCTGGAACGTGAAGCTACTCTCCTCAATTACATGGAAACATATCCGAAAAAAATGTGCACAATTGTGGATTACACAGAAGAGCTTGCCCATAAGATTCAGGCAGCTTCGGATATATTCTTAATGCCTTCAACATATGAACCATGTGGCCTCACCCAGTTGTATGCATTGAAGTTTGGTACCATTCCGGTAGCCAGTGCTGTAGGCGGATTGCATGATACAATAATGTCTTGGCCGCACCCTCATGCCACTGGGTTTACATTCGAAAACATTAACAGTGGTGCTTTTATTGATTCGATTAGTGACGCTATAGATGTATGGGAAAATAACCCTCGCGAGTTCCGGAGGATAATCGGACGAGCCATGGCGAAGGATTTCTCTTGGGACAAGGCTGCTAACGAGTATGTGGCGTTATACAAAGAGCTTGGCCTGCGCACGTAA
- the glgB gene encoding 1,4-alpha-glucan branching protein GlgB, translated as MRGKLKSVPAFFEPFDLYLFGKGTHWDLYRFLGAHSVEVDGVKGYRFAVWAPNAQEVHVAGDFNEWHFRELPLYPVGESGIWAAFVAGVQKGQLYKFSVLGEDGRDVYKVDPFAFYCELRPGVASRTWELDNYTWADDEWMQERRKQGPPLDQPISIYEVHLGSWCRDHDSESDGFLPYGQIAELLINYVKDMGFTHVELLPVAEHPLDESWGYQTSNYYAPTSRFGTPEEFKGFVDALHNAGIGIFLDWVPAHFPKDDWCLGRFDGSALYEHLDPQLGEHPDWGTYIFNYGRHEVRNFLFSNALYWLREFHIDGLRIDAVASMLYLDYSRCEGEWCPNKYGGRENLEAIDFLRELNRVAHEQFPGVAMIAEESTSWPGVSRPLYTGGLGFTFKWNMGWMHDSLTYFSTDPIYRSYAHNSLTFSMLYAFSENFILPLSHDEVVHGKGTILSKMSGDVWQQQANLRLLFSYMWAHPGKKMIFMGSEFGQWNEWNPREEIDWCLLQFPAHDGIRTLVRDLNRMLVTEEAMHKDDVSWEGFRWVDFSDYGASVISFVRMGGDGAPLFWIFNFTPVVRHHYRVASPKCGVWEEILNSDSMYYGGSNVGNIGAIETCSDDFGGEGFIELTLPPLGAICLKYQGGR; from the coding sequence ATGAGGGGTAAATTAAAGAGCGTTCCGGCTTTTTTTGAACCGTTTGATTTATATTTATTCGGCAAAGGAACGCACTGGGATTTATATCGTTTCCTTGGAGCGCATTCGGTTGAGGTAGATGGCGTGAAGGGATACCGCTTTGCAGTGTGGGCACCGAATGCTCAGGAGGTACACGTTGCTGGTGATTTTAACGAATGGCATTTCAGAGAACTTCCTTTGTACCCAGTGGGAGAATCTGGCATATGGGCAGCATTTGTTGCCGGAGTACAGAAAGGTCAGTTATATAAGTTCAGCGTCCTAGGAGAAGATGGGCGGGATGTATACAAAGTTGACCCCTTTGCTTTTTATTGTGAGCTTCGTCCCGGTGTTGCTTCTCGTACATGGGAGCTGGACAACTATACATGGGCAGATGATGAGTGGATGCAGGAGCGGCGTAAGCAAGGTCCTCCCTTGGATCAGCCAATATCTATTTATGAAGTTCATCTTGGATCATGGTGCCGTGATCATGATTCCGAAAGCGACGGGTTCTTGCCATACGGGCAAATTGCCGAATTGCTCATTAACTATGTGAAGGACATGGGCTTTACCCATGTAGAATTACTTCCGGTAGCAGAACATCCACTTGATGAATCATGGGGTTACCAAACCAGTAACTACTATGCGCCAACATCTCGATTTGGTACGCCGGAAGAATTTAAAGGTTTTGTCGATGCGTTGCATAACGCAGGTATTGGTATCTTTCTTGATTGGGTTCCAGCACATTTTCCTAAAGATGACTGGTGCCTTGGACGGTTCGACGGAAGTGCGCTTTACGAGCACCTTGATCCTCAACTTGGTGAGCACCCTGATTGGGGAACGTACATATTTAATTATGGGCGGCATGAAGTTCGTAACTTTTTGTTTTCAAATGCTCTGTACTGGTTGCGTGAGTTTCATATAGACGGGCTTCGCATAGATGCCGTCGCTTCCATGCTGTATCTCGATTATTCCCGATGTGAAGGGGAGTGGTGTCCGAATAAATACGGCGGACGTGAAAATCTTGAAGCAATAGATTTTTTACGGGAGCTTAACCGCGTGGCGCATGAGCAGTTTCCAGGTGTGGCCATGATCGCCGAAGAGTCCACCTCGTGGCCGGGAGTTTCTCGCCCTCTTTATACAGGGGGGCTCGGGTTTACGTTCAAGTGGAATATGGGCTGGATGCACGACAGTCTTACTTATTTCTCTACTGATCCAATCTATCGAAGTTACGCCCACAATAGTCTTACTTTCAGTATGCTCTATGCCTTTAGTGAGAACTTTATTCTTCCGCTATCCCATGATGAAGTTGTGCACGGAAAGGGAACAATTTTGAGCAAAATGAGTGGCGATGTTTGGCAACAACAAGCCAACCTTCGGCTCCTGTTCTCATACATGTGGGCGCACCCTGGTAAGAAGATGATCTTTATGGGGAGTGAGTTCGGGCAGTGGAATGAATGGAACCCAAGGGAGGAAATAGATTGGTGTCTTCTTCAATTTCCTGCACATGATGGTATTCGTACTCTCGTGCGGGACCTTAACCGCATGCTGGTAACTGAAGAAGCTATGCACAAAGACGATGTTAGCTGGGAGGGCTTCAGGTGGGTTGATTTTTCTGATTATGGGGCGTCTGTAATAAGCTTCGTCCGTATGGGGGGCGATGGTGCTCCTCTGTTCTGGATATTTAACTTCACTCCTGTGGTGCGACATCATTATCGTGTTGCTAGTCCCAAATGCGGTGTGTGGGAAGAAATTCTCAATAGCGACAGTATGTATTACGGGGGCTCCAATGTCGGAAACATTGGGGCAATAGAGACATGTTCGGACGACTTTGGTGGCGAAGGATTCATAGAACTTACACTTCCTCCACTGGGTGCCATATGTTTGAAGTATCAAGGTGGGCGATAG
- a CDS encoding L-threonylcarbamoyladenylate synthase, with protein sequence MIVSTLSISEAVTALKQGEVICYPTETFYAVGCNALDPLAVEAVYKAKKRSGSMPLPVLIGSIDQLRLVTDVSSDIVHALANRFWPGSLSILVTASDRISPVLTGETGRVAVRVTPHPVAQKLCIEAGVPLVSTSANMSGRPAVTAASALDPELTENVAGVVDLEPAPAGGLASTLVEIVGPRAVRIVRNGAVSEIELRTSGLAVVPRVAGA encoded by the coding sequence ATGATTGTCTCAACACTTAGCATTTCCGAAGCTGTAACTGCCCTCAAACAGGGAGAAGTTATTTGTTATCCCACTGAAACTTTTTATGCAGTGGGCTGCAACGCGCTTGATCCGCTTGCAGTAGAGGCTGTTTACAAGGCAAAAAAACGTTCTGGCTCCATGCCTTTACCGGTACTTATCGGAAGCATTGATCAATTGCGACTTGTAACAGATGTTTCTTCAGATATCGTGCATGCGTTGGCTAATCGTTTCTGGCCAGGTTCCCTGTCTATTTTAGTGACTGCATCTGACCGTATTTCTCCAGTTCTTACAGGTGAAACCGGTAGGGTTGCCGTGCGTGTAACCCCGCATCCAGTTGCTCAAAAGTTGTGCATTGAAGCAGGCGTTCCATTGGTTTCAACCAGTGCTAATATGAGCGGACGTCCTGCAGTGACCGCAGCGTCTGCACTTGATCCGGAACTGACAGAAAATGTGGCAGGTGTGGTCGATCTTGAACCTGCACCGGCAGGTGGTTTGGCATCAACATTGGTTGAGATTGTTGGTCCCCGTGCAGTACGGATTGTGCGTAATGGTGCTGTTTCTGAGATTGAACTGCGCACCTCTGGATTAGCAGTTGTGCCGCGAGTCGCAGGCGCATAA
- a CDS encoding isoaspartyl peptidase/L-asparaginase family protein yields the protein MEPKIIVHGGAWTIPDDRKQAHLDGCRNAVEAAYPLLLQGASALDAVQAAINVLEKDDTFDAGRGAVLNADGQIELDASIMDGKDLNFGAVAGVRRFMTPVDIARKVLETEFCFLIGEGAERFAREQGLTECDPRDLFVERELQLYEKLRSKDGYSTHDAFAPMPKGTVGAVALDKDGNIAASTSTGGTPYKLPGRVGDSPICGAGVYADNELGGASCTGFGEGVIRTLMCAKACEYLSQHDASLAAKEAIEMLYRRVQGHAGVILLDKDGNYGIYHNTDHMAHAYVLPDGTIHTTVHKDS from the coding sequence ATGGAACCGAAAATTATTGTTCACGGTGGTGCATGGACAATTCCTGACGATCGCAAGCAGGCTCACCTTGATGGGTGCCGTAACGCTGTTGAGGCAGCATACCCGTTGTTGTTGCAGGGTGCGAGTGCTCTTGATGCTGTTCAGGCTGCGATTAATGTTCTTGAAAAGGATGATACATTTGATGCAGGCCGTGGAGCAGTGTTGAATGCTGATGGTCAGATTGAGCTTGATGCATCCATTATGGACGGTAAAGATTTAAATTTTGGCGCGGTTGCTGGTGTTCGTCGATTTATGACTCCGGTAGACATTGCGCGCAAGGTTTTAGAAACAGAATTTTGTTTCCTTATAGGCGAAGGTGCTGAGCGATTTGCTCGTGAACAAGGACTCACAGAGTGTGATCCTCGTGATCTGTTTGTAGAGCGAGAGCTGCAGTTGTATGAAAAACTTCGCAGTAAGGACGGGTATTCAACCCATGATGCTTTTGCTCCAATGCCGAAAGGCACAGTAGGCGCAGTTGCCCTTGATAAAGATGGTAATATTGCAGCATCAACGTCTACAGGCGGTACCCCATACAAATTACCGGGTCGTGTGGGGGATTCCCCTATCTGTGGTGCTGGAGTGTATGCCGATAACGAACTGGGCGGAGCCTCTTGCACAGGATTCGGTGAAGGAGTTATCCGTACGCTTATGTGCGCCAAGGCGTGTGAGTACCTGAGTCAACATGATGCATCATTAGCAGCAAAAGAGGCTATTGAAATGCTGTATCGCCGAGTGCAAGGACATGCAGGGGTTATCTTGCTGGATAAGGACGGTAACTACGGAATTTATCATAATACAGATCACATGGCCCATGCGTATGTTTTGCCGGATGGTACGATACATACTACGGTTCATAAGGATTCGTAA